The Streptomyces sp. DG2A-72 genomic sequence CGGGGGACGCCTTCCCCGTCGGGGCATTTCACCGCCGTGCCGTCGATGTGGAGTTTCCGGATCTTGAGCGTCTGTGCCATCGGGCGGTTCTCCTATCCGTTGTTGATCGTGGCGGTAGCGACGGCCTTTGCCCGGCCGAAGAGCCCGGCCGTGGCGGTCGCGGTGGCGGTCGCGGTCTGGCCGCCGCCCCGTCGGCGCTTAGCGACGACGGCGACGGCCAGGGCGAAGACGAAGGCCAGGACGACGGCGACCTTCGCGAGCAGCAGCAGCGCGGCGACGAGCGCGGTAGCGGCCTCGGCGAACACCTTTGCGGCGTACGCGGCCATGACGAGGGAGGCGGAGGCGCTCACCAGGAGGAGGGCGGTCGTCTTGGCCCACGCCGGGACGGCGTTCGAGGCCGGGGCGGGGTTCGCGGGCTCGGCGGCCGGAACGGCGGCGTACTGGTAGATCGTGCGGCCGTCGAGGGTGCGGACCTCGACCACGTCCGCTATCGGGGCAGATACCGCCTCGGCGGTCGTCTTGATCACGATCGGGCGGTATGCGGCCGGGTGGCCGGACATCGGCTCGGGGTGGTGGACGAGGGCGGCCTCGGCGTAGCTGTGGGTGGTGCTTTCCATGATCGTCAGCGCTCCTCGGCGTGGTTCGCGTGCGTGGGTTCTGGGGTGTCGGGACGGTGTCCGGGGGGTGCGGTTCGCCATCATTTGTGCAGGTCTGGGGGGTGTCACGGGGGGTGTCGGGCGGGGGGCGGGGGTGTCGTTCACGGACACCCCCGCTACGGGGCGGACACGTCCGGGACACGTCCTCACCTGCGGTTTTGCAGTGAGGACACCTCCCCGGACACGTCCTTTCATCCCGTTATGCGCCAAGTACGAGGTTCAGGTCTTCGCGGCGGAATCCGCGGCCCTCGGTGCCCGCAAGGGTCGTGACCTTGACCCGGTCGAGCGTCCGGCCGGAGCCGTCGAGGGCCTCCTCGATCTCGCGGCCGAGACGGGCGCCGACCCGCGAGGACCAAGCGCGGTCGCTCTCGCCCTCGCGCTGCCCCCAGTCGGCGGCCGGGTCCTGGTCGTGCAGGAGGCGGGCGATGTCCGCGCTACCGAGCTCGTCGACCCCGGCCCGGTCGAACGCGGCGCGGATCTCGGCGAGGATGCCGACGACGGACAGCAGACCCGACGCGGCGTATCCGGTGAGGGTGCCGGCGGCGATGCGCAGGGCGCGGCCACGGGCGCAGATGTCCGTGAAGTGCTGCGGGCTGATCCAGTCCGTCATGATCTTCTCGGAGCCGGATTCCTCGGCGAGGATGCCGACGCCGATCTGACCGAGCCCGGCCGCGGTGTGGCCGCGCTTGGCCTGCCCGTCGCCGAGGATCATGTCGGACGACGTGTCGTCCACGGTGTGCACCGAGTAGCGCTTGAGGATGACGTCGCGGAAGTCGGTCGGGACGCTGCGGGCGCTCGGGCGCTGCGCGGCGGCAATGATGATCAGGCCGCAGGCCCGGCCGCGACGGATCAGCCGGGCGAGCTTCTCGACGAGAGCCGCGAATTCCTTCAGTCCGTCCTTACGGGCCAGGACGACGCCGAAAGCCTCCTGAATCTCGTCAATGAGCAGCATCAACACGGGCATGTCGTGGGTCTCGGCCATTTCGGGCGTGAGCCGCATGTCCGGCCGCTGTGCCTTGGGCATGCGCCGGATCTTGGCGAAACGGTCGTCCATTTCCTCAATGAGTTCGTCGATGAGCTCGATGAACTCCTCGACGCTCGCGGGGTCGGCGCCGATGATCACGCGGTGGGCGATCTCTTCGAGCTCCTCCCAGTCCGCGCCGCCCTTGAAGTCGGCAAGCAGCATGCGGCAGTGAGGATCGAGGGCCCCGGCCGCGGCCGGCAGGCGCATTGCCGACGTCTTGCCGTAGCCCTGGGCACCGCCGAACAGCAGCGAGGACCACAGGACTTGGAGAACCTTCCGCACACCCTTGCGGTTGCCGCCGAAGGGAACGCCGTTCCAGATGTCCCACTGCTTGGCCGTGACCAGGGGCGAGATCGGGGCCTCGCCGGAGAACGGGACGGTGGCGGCCACCCAGAGGATGACGTCGTTCGGGGTCTCCCCCTGCTCGATGTCGAGCCGCTCGACCGGCAGGCCGAGGGCGCCCGCGAACTGTTCGGCCTTGTTCTTGATCGCCTTGCAGACCAGGCCCGCCGGGGTCTTGAACTCGACCGTGGTGTTGCCGAGTTCGTCGCGGGTGGCCAGACCCGAGGGCTTGATCTCCTGCTCGGCCGACATGAGCTTGATGTCCCGCAGGGCCCGCGTGATCCGCTCGTCCGTGACCGGCCCGTCGGTGGCCATCTCGGCGGCGTTGTCGAGGACGGCGAACGGGAGGTCGGGGGAACGGCGGATCATCTCGCGGCGGCCGAGGAAGTACAGGACACCGAAGACGGGGATCAGGGCGGGGGCGGCCAGGATCATGCCCCAGGTCTGCCCGAGGGCGAGGAGCGCGGCCGTGTAGGTGGTGAACCCCGTCATGGCGTAGACGGTGACGGCCTCGCGCCGCCGCTCCCGGGCCTCCTTGCGCCGGTCGGCGCGCAGGTCGGCGATGTGGTGGGGGTCGGCCTTGACGCGGCGGACCTTGTCGGCGATCTCGCCGAACTCGGTTGCGAACAGGTACGACCAGGCGTCCCGGACACCGACGCGGGCGCCGATCCCGACGAGGGACACGGCCCGCCACAGGTAGACGGGGCTGCGGACGGTGTGGAAGGCGGCGCGGTTGGCGAGGACGGCGCGGCGCTGCCGCCATACGCCCGGGTCGGTGAGGGACTCGGGGATGATCGGCCGCAGGCCCCATGCCGCGCGCTCGTCCTCGTCGACCGGCTCCTCGTCGAGGTACTCGACGACGGCGCCGCCGTCCTCGGGAGTCTTGTCGAGGCTGACGCTTCCGGTGAACTGGTCGGCGACACCGGCCGGGGTGGCGTGGACGGCGTCGCGGGCGTCCTCGGCGAGCTGGTCGCGCTTCTCGTCGTCGAACCGGGGCGCGTGGTCGACGATGCCCGCCTCGATCTCGTCGCGCTCGATGCTGGTGGTCATTGCGGGGTGTTCCTTCCGGTGCGGGGGCCCGGCCGCCGGGGGAGGTCGGCCGGGCGTGGTGCTGGGGTGAGGCGGGTCAGTCGGTGGTGCCGGCGGCCTGGTCGAGCTGGGCAAGGGCGAGGTGGAGACGGGCGCGGACGACGTCGACCGAGGCGCCGGTCGCGGTCCCTTCCATCAGCTCCATGCGGGCGGACTCGGCCGCGCACCATGCCTTGGTCACGCGGGGGTTGTCCGAGTCGGCGTTCTCGAACTCCAGGTAGACGAGGCCGAGTTCGGCGTGTGTGCGGGCGAGCTGCGGGTGCCGGTTCTCCGCTTCGGCGTCTGCGAAGTCGGCCTGTTCCGCGGCGATGATCCGGAAGACGTTCAGGGGGGCCGTCGTGTGCGTCACTTGGCCGCCTCCTTCTCCTTCTCGGCGGCCTTCTTCTGCTTCGTGGCGTTGCGAACGGCGAGGGCCTTCGAGGCGGCGTTGATCGCCTTCGGCCCCCAGAGGATGAACATCGCGAGAAGGGCGCCGACGATGGCGGCGGGCCCCCACCCGTTCTCGGGGACGATGCGGATCATCACGTACGTCCCGGCGGGCACGGCGACGATCAGCATGCGCGGCGGCTGGTGTCCCTTGGCGGTGCTCATCGAGTGGTCCCCTTCTCCTTGTTCTCGTGCTGGACGTGGTCGCGAAGCCGCTTCAGGTAGTCGGTCGAGCCGCCGTGAATCGCCTTGCCGACGCTCGCGACGGACAGGTTGTGTGCGCCGCCGAGGGCGTCGGCGAGGGCGCGGACCTTGTCGAGGTCAGCCGAATCGAGGGGCCTGTTCGGGGTCTTGGGAGCGGTGCGGCCGGAGGTACGCCGAACCGGCGCCTTCCCTTTTCGCCCAAGGGTTCGGAGGGATCGGCCGCCCTTGCTCGGGCCCCCGCTCGGGCCGCGGCCGGCAGGCTTCGCGAGCGGTCCCTCGGGGCCTCCGTCGCCGCCGAGAATGTCGTCGATCAGACGCTCGACGGCGATTGCCTCGGCGGACATGCCGGCGGCCTCGGCAAGTTCGACGTCAGCCTCGACCCGGCGGGCGAGGACGTCCGCGGTGATACTCAGCGCGGCCCCGTGGCGGTCGCGCCACGCGAGCGCCCACGCCTTCTCTCGGTCGACGGTGCCGAACGGGTACGCGGCGACGATGTCCTCGTACCGCTCGTACACGTCCTTGAAGCGACGGCGCCGGCGCCGGTCGTGCTTGTTACGGAGGCGGGTCTCCCGGCGCTGCGCCTTGGTGCGCGTCGCCTTGCCGTGACGGCCCCAGCCGCGGACCTCCCAGAAGAACACCCCGCCGTAGGAGGTGGCGGCGAGCACCCAACCGAGCCACTCCGGGCCGGGCGCGTGCGAGTAGTTGATCAGCGCAGCGAAGGAGGCGCAGGCCCACATGACGATGCGGAAGCGCAGGGTCGGACGGCCCTCCCGCTTGGCGCGCTCGCCTGCGACGGTCGCGACCCACGCGCCGGACTCCAGCATCACGGCCAGGCACAGGCTGATGATGACGGGGAGGTTCGCGGTGTCCAGCGCCCGAAGCTGGAAGTAGAGGGCCGGGAGGATCGAGCAGAACATCGCGACGAGCGCGCCGCCCGTGTCTCCTGCGCCGCGGGCCTTGGCGACGAGTTCGGCGCGGCGCGCCCGGCGCTCGGCGCGGTGGGCCTTGGCCTTGCGCTCCTTCTCCTGGCGGAGGCGGCGCTCCTCCTCGCGGTCCTCGGCCTTGTCCTTGCGGTTCTGCTCGCGCTCGGTCAGCCGGTCCTGTCGGTCCTGCTCGCGCTGGTCGGCCCGGTCGTGCCGGTCCTGCTCGCGCTCGGCGGCGGTTGTCTTCCGCTTCTCCTCGTAGAAGTTGGCGAGGTCGCTCACTTGGTGTGCTCCTTACGGGTGCCGCGGCGCGGGCGGGCGCACAGGGGGCAGGCGGCGTATCGGGGGCGGGACTCGGCTCGCACGGCGACGATGACGACGAGCGCGGCGGCGGCCAGGGCCAGGGCGAACAGCGTCCGGTGACCGGCGGCGAGCGCGAGGAGTGAGCCGATGACGAGGCCGGTAAGGACGGTCCGCGACACGATCAGGTGGTGAATCGCGGCCGCGAGTCCGGCGAGGGCGCGGCGCGGCCTGCGGCGGACGGCGGTCATCGGGCGGACTCCGGGTCGGCGTAGGAGTCGAGCACGGTCCGGGCGGTTCGGCGGGTGGCCTGCGTGGCGCGGAGAACGGCGCACTTCGCGGCCTTCTCAGTGGCGGTCCGGCGGCTGCGGAGCGTGTCGGGGGCGACGGTCCGCGCGGCGGTGGACGGGGTGCTCATGCGGTGGGGGTGGTGGTCGGGGCGGCCGGGGACGCCGGGCGGCGGAACTCCGCCGCCGCCTTCACGGCGAGACGGGCCAGGGTGGCGGCCCCTGCGAGGAACACCGCGGCCTTGACCGCGGTCACGATCGCCGTGAACAGGGCGACCAGGAAGGGGGCGGCGGCGTAGGCGAGGCCAACGAGGACCAGGACCAGGACCAGGAGGGCGCCGCGGTGGAGCCGGTCGGCCAGGTCCAGAACGGTGCGCAGGGCGCGGGCGGTGGTGCGGCGGTTGATGATCACGCGGCCCACCCCCCGACGAGCTCCTCATCGGTGTCGGCCTCGAACCCGTCGGCGTCGTCAGCCTGCGTCAGCTCGTCCGCGAGGACGAGGAGGCGGCCGTACGAGCGGGGCAGGTCGATGTACCCGGCTTCGATCATGTCGACCAGGGCGCCGGTACGGGTCATCTCGTCGGTGAACGCGGCGAACAGGGCCGCGCGGTGGTCCTCGTCGCTCAGGCCCTCGGGGATCTCGTACTCGTAACCGAGGACGAGGTCGACGTCGAGGCCGATCACGGCGGAGAGGTCGAGGCGGGCCTCGGCGTCGAGGCCGCGGGCCGACGCGGCGATTCGCCGGACGACCGAGGTTTCGGGCATGGTGGTGCTCACGCGGAATCACTCCTCTTCGGGTTTGAGGAGTCCGCCGAACGGCCCCGGTGTGCGTGGACTAGACGCCCCGGGGCCGTGCCTTTTCAGGCACGGCGGACCATGCAAGCTCTGGCCCTAGGGCCTTCGCTCGGTGCCGTTGATCGGCACGCCATGAGTGAATCATC encodes the following:
- a CDS encoding FtsK/SpoIIIE domain-containing protein, with translation MTTSIERDEIEAGIVDHAPRFDDEKRDQLAEDARDAVHATPAGVADQFTGSVSLDKTPEDGGAVVEYLDEEPVDEDERAAWGLRPIIPESLTDPGVWRQRRAVLANRAAFHTVRSPVYLWRAVSLVGIGARVGVRDAWSYLFATEFGEIADKVRRVKADPHHIADLRADRRKEARERRREAVTVYAMTGFTTYTAALLALGQTWGMILAAPALIPVFGVLYFLGRREMIRRSPDLPFAVLDNAAEMATDGPVTDERITRALRDIKLMSAEQEIKPSGLATRDELGNTTVEFKTPAGLVCKAIKNKAEQFAGALGLPVERLDIEQGETPNDVILWVAATVPFSGEAPISPLVTAKQWDIWNGVPFGGNRKGVRKVLQVLWSSLLFGGAQGYGKTSAMRLPAAAGALDPHCRMLLADFKGGADWEELEEIAHRVIIGADPASVEEFIELIDELIEEMDDRFAKIRRMPKAQRPDMRLTPEMAETHDMPVLMLLIDEIQEAFGVVLARKDGLKEFAALVEKLARLIRRGRACGLIIIAAAQRPSARSVPTDFRDVILKRYSVHTVDDTSSDMILGDGQAKRGHTAAGLGQIGVGILAEESGSEKIMTDWISPQHFTDICARGRALRIAAGTLTGYAASGLLSVVGILAEIRAAFDRAGVDELGSADIARLLHDQDPAADWGQREGESDRAWSSRVGARLGREIEEALDGSGRTLDRVKVTTLAGTEGRGFRREDLNLVLGA
- a CDS encoding tripartite tricarboxylate transporter TctB family protein — its product is MSDLANFYEEKRKTTAAEREQDRHDRADQREQDRQDRLTEREQNRKDKAEDREEERRLRQEKERKAKAHRAERRARRAELVAKARGAGDTGGALVAMFCSILPALYFQLRALDTANLPVIISLCLAVMLESGAWVATVAGERAKREGRPTLRFRIVMWACASFAALINYSHAPGPEWLGWVLAATSYGGVFFWEVRGWGRHGKATRTKAQRRETRLRNKHDRRRRRRFKDVYERYEDIVAAYPFGTVDREKAWALAWRDRHGAALSITADVLARRVEADVELAEAAGMSAEAIAVERLIDDILGGDGGPEGPLAKPAGRGPSGGPSKGGRSLRTLGRKGKAPVRRTSGRTAPKTPNRPLDSADLDKVRALADALGGAHNLSVASVGKAIHGGSTDYLKRLRDHVQHENKEKGTTR